Proteins encoded in a region of the Gammaproteobacteria bacterium genome:
- a CDS encoding TIGR03747 family integrating conjugative element membrane protein encodes MAEPTDPRRTVARPGAISRVLTGLAQCLKWLILSLVFSVLIEWVGMALWWEEQGVAHSRQMLVNELQFLGADFHRSWLTAQPMQFASDLSERFYTIAFEWTGLVDLIQWITPVPAIEESGMRPMLHRLYQPVADYVLAGMQITQVFAVRLAILALATPVFGLFTLVALVDGLVQRDLRRWGGGRESSFVYHYAKKAAIPLIIMAWVLYLALPFSLHPSWIILPFALAFAFAVTITASTFKKYL; translated from the coding sequence ATGGCGGAACCGACCGATCCCCGCCGAACCGTCGCTCGTCCCGGTGCGATCTCCCGGGTACTGACAGGCCTCGCCCAGTGCCTGAAATGGTTGATCCTCTCCCTGGTCTTTTCGGTTCTGATCGAATGGGTCGGTATGGCATTGTGGTGGGAAGAGCAGGGCGTGGCGCACAGCCGACAGATGCTGGTGAATGAGCTGCAGTTCCTCGGCGCAGATTTTCATCGCAGTTGGTTGACTGCGCAGCCCATGCAGTTCGCCAGTGATCTGTCGGAGCGCTTCTACACCATCGCCTTCGAGTGGACCGGCCTTGTCGATCTCATTCAGTGGATCACGCCGGTCCCCGCTATCGAAGAGTCCGGTATGCGCCCCATGCTGCACCGGCTTTATCAGCCTGTGGCTGACTACGTGCTGGCGGGCATGCAGATCACCCAGGTGTTCGCAGTGCGATTGGCCATTCTCGCCCTGGCCACCCCGGTATTTGGGCTTTTCACCCTGGTAGCGCTGGTTGATGGTCTGGTGCAGCGGGATTTGCGGCGCTGGGGTGGGGGCAGGGAGAGCTCCTTTGTCTATCATTACGCCAAGAAAGCCGCCATTCCGTTGATCATCATGGCCTGGGTACTCTACCTGGCGCTGCCATTCAGCCTTCATCCTTCCTGGATCATCCTGCCGTTTGCTCTGGCCTTTGCCTTTGCGGTCACCATTACAGCAAGTACCTTTAAAAAGTATCTGTGA
- a CDS encoding antitoxin Xre-like helix-turn-helix domain-containing protein, protein MAMRANFDQLLKPYSIDPGSLLPVIFNIFSLWRLTGQQQMTLLGLSNEKTLYNWKSQPEKAKLTRDCLERASYILGIYRALQVLFPDESLGDQWLHAPNENPLFAGSAPIDKILRGLVVDLAVVRDHLLQE, encoded by the coding sequence ATGGCGATGAGAGCAAACTTTGACCAACTGTTAAAGCCCTACTCCATTGACCCAGGTTCCCTGCTGCCTGTGATCTTCAACATCTTCTCTCTCTGGCGCCTGACCGGCCAGCAGCAGATGACGCTGCTGGGGTTGAGCAATGAAAAGACGCTCTACAACTGGAAAAGCCAGCCGGAGAAAGCAAAGTTGACTCGGGACTGTCTGGAGCGGGCCAGTTATATTCTGGGTATCTACCGGGCGTTACAGGTTCTCTTTCCTGATGAGTCTCTCGGGGATCAATGGCTTCATGCCCCCAATGAGAACCCATTATTCGCCGGCTCTGCGCCAATAGATAAAATTCTGCGAGGCTTAGTCGTCGACCTGGCGGTTGTTCGAGACCACCTGTTACAGGAATGA
- a CDS encoding pili assembly chaperone, which yields MASQSVGAEPQLTSATGAQIQIGRYSVIAAGPTAGQQDLLSVTKSITIPHDINTVGGALRWLLHDSGYRLADEAVLSEEALAMLELPLPSAHRYFEPMPLKAVIGLIVGPAFHLVQDPLHRLIAFERCINVSNPRSTGGAL from the coding sequence ATGGCGAGCCAATCGGTAGGGGCGGAACCGCAACTCACTTCAGCGACCGGCGCACAAATTCAGATTGGCCGCTACTCCGTCATCGCTGCCGGACCAACGGCCGGGCAACAGGACCTGTTGTCGGTCACTAAGTCAATTACCATTCCGCACGACATCAATACGGTGGGCGGGGCCTTGCGCTGGCTACTGCATGACTCCGGCTATCGCCTGGCTGACGAGGCTGTTCTGTCGGAAGAAGCCCTCGCCATGCTCGAGCTGCCACTGCCCAGCGCGCATCGTTATTTCGAGCCCATGCCGCTCAAAGCGGTGATAGGGCTGATAGTAGGGCCGGCGTTTCACCTGGTCCAGGATCCCTTGCATCGCCTCATCGCATTCGAACGCTGCATCAATGTATCGAATCCCCGATCGACTGGAGGCGCACTTTAA
- a CDS encoding integrating conjugative element protein: protein MISSRSVLPIFGLGLLLSLSMSANALAELTVLYDSGQTQPLAPLLEPLLADQTPSSGPAESTTLNPSSSYGPAALRNLLPVRSPGLAVGEITSSAMHPEVLARLSQGNPRPFFLIGADAVSLQWLASHRETLKRLGAVGMLVQAETEADVQQVAKVAQGLSITLGSGNDLAVALGIDRYPVLITPDGLRQ from the coding sequence ATGATCAGTAGTCGATCTGTGTTGCCGATCTTTGGACTCGGATTGTTACTTTCGCTCAGCATGAGTGCCAATGCTCTCGCCGAGTTGACGGTCCTTTATGACAGCGGTCAAACGCAGCCACTGGCGCCACTGTTGGAGCCACTCTTGGCGGACCAGACGCCATCGTCTGGTCCCGCCGAAAGCACCACCCTCAATCCTTCGTCCAGTTATGGTCCGGCAGCCCTTCGCAATCTGTTGCCAGTGCGCTCACCCGGTCTGGCTGTCGGCGAGATAACTAGCAGTGCCATGCATCCCGAGGTGCTGGCGCGGCTGTCACAAGGCAATCCACGGCCGTTTTTTCTGATCGGGGCGGATGCGGTGTCGTTGCAGTGGTTGGCCTCGCACCGGGAAACACTTAAGCGACTGGGTGCCGTGGGCATGCTGGTACAAGCGGAGACCGAGGCCGATGTGCAACAGGTTGCGAAAGTGGCACAAGGCTTATCCATTACCCTGGGATCCGGGAATGACCTGGCCGTGGCCCTGGGCATCGATCGTTACCCGGTATTGATTACCCCTGACGGACTGCGGCAATGA
- a CDS encoding DUF6573 family protein produces MKDSENNSLEDVFGPVIASYSRAQAIDDGVLIDVTSKAREAGFKWPVALTHTAWCDCVAWTERDDHLQVYQDESGRLWDVLFMASYAVRAATTPGDRLRFSLFRVPKDGQSTEAQEVSLQLMVGPGDAGEPVVTILLPNED; encoded by the coding sequence ATGAAAGATTCGGAAAACAATTCGTTGGAGGACGTCTTCGGTCCGGTGATCGCCAGCTACAGCCGTGCGCAGGCAATTGATGACGGTGTGCTGATCGATGTCACCTCTAAGGCGCGAGAAGCCGGTTTCAAGTGGCCAGTGGCACTGACGCACACTGCGTGGTGTGATTGTGTTGCCTGGACCGAGCGGGATGACCACCTTCAGGTCTACCAGGATGAGTCTGGTCGGTTGTGGGATGTACTGTTCATGGCGAGTTACGCCGTTCGAGCGGCTACAACTCCGGGAGATCGTTTGCGATTCTCGTTGTTTCGCGTACCGAAAGACGGGCAATCCACCGAAGCGCAGGAGGTAAGCTTGCAACTGATGGTCGGTCCCGGTGACGCCGGCGAACCGGTCGTCACGATCCTGCTGCCGAATGAAGATTAA
- the traD gene encoding type IV conjugative transfer system coupling protein TraD: protein MSTHPMEALLRPPVELWSTATALAAGTLSWFAPWALMMPPGIALATGMTFFGFGLWRGRQAWRVLRYQHHMKRLPAYRVRADQIPVSRHKLFLGKGFRWTQQHTQRLRDTLKPEVQRYVQPGRLYQWARQKEVAWESIPVLSLVAKGLRSRSPWNPLAPLPAVGGKPALHAVEPIEQPVWMDLGERVGHTLVLGTTRVGKTRLAELLITQDIRRGDVVIVFDPKGDADLLRRIYAEAKRAGRLDDFYLFHLGFPELSARYNAIGNFSRITEVATRIANQLPNEGNSAAFKEFAWRFVNIIARALVALKRRPDYQQIRRYINDIEPLFVEYAGHCAEVAGIDTWASLVEERAADIKERNLPNALRGRSMEAIACMRLLQERAIYDPVLDGLISAFKYDKTYFDKIVSSVGPLMEKLTTGTIAALISPDYQDEQDTRPIFEWMEVVRRKGIVYVGLDALTDTTVASAVGNSMFADLVSVAGTIYKHGVAAPGSDTAIPPNARQSLPTISLHADEFNELIGDEFVPLLNKAGGAGFQVTAYTQTWSDVEARIGSRAKAGQVAGNFNTMLMLRVKELDTAAMLTEQLPRVEVFTLMSVSGVDDSSDPGSGVDFKSRNEDRISVSEVPMLTASDMVTLPKGQAFALLEGGQLWKIRIPLPDDRADVDMPGDFEEMAKAMRRSYITNDHWYRVTEHWWHAVSEATVETAESSDSA from the coding sequence ATGAGCACGCATCCAATGGAGGCGTTGTTGCGGCCTCCCGTCGAACTGTGGTCCACCGCCACCGCATTGGCGGCGGGGACACTGTCCTGGTTTGCGCCCTGGGCGTTGATGATGCCACCGGGCATCGCGTTGGCCACCGGTATGACTTTCTTCGGGTTTGGCTTGTGGCGCGGCCGCCAGGCCTGGCGTGTACTGCGCTACCAACACCACATGAAGCGCCTGCCGGCCTATCGCGTGCGGGCTGACCAGATTCCCGTCAGTCGGCACAAGCTGTTTTTAGGTAAAGGCTTTCGCTGGACCCAACAACACACGCAGCGGCTGCGCGATACACTGAAGCCCGAGGTGCAGCGTTACGTGCAACCGGGCAGGCTCTATCAGTGGGCCAGACAGAAGGAAGTGGCCTGGGAGTCGATTCCTGTACTCTCTTTGGTGGCCAAAGGTTTGCGCAGCCGTTCCCCCTGGAACCCATTGGCGCCATTACCCGCGGTCGGCGGCAAGCCAGCCTTGCACGCCGTTGAGCCGATTGAACAACCCGTGTGGATGGATCTCGGTGAACGGGTCGGACACACCCTGGTGCTGGGCACCACGCGCGTCGGCAAGACGCGCCTGGCCGAACTGTTGATCACCCAGGACATCCGCCGGGGCGATGTCGTCATCGTCTTCGATCCCAAGGGCGATGCCGATCTTTTGCGCCGCATCTATGCCGAGGCCAAGCGCGCCGGCCGTCTGGACGATTTCTATCTATTCCATCTCGGCTTTCCCGAATTGTCGGCGCGCTATAATGCCATTGGCAACTTTTCGCGCATCACTGAGGTCGCGACTCGCATTGCCAATCAGTTACCGAACGAGGGGAACTCCGCGGCCTTCAAGGAGTTCGCCTGGCGCTTCGTCAATATCATTGCGCGCGCACTGGTGGCCCTGAAGCGCCGCCCGGACTATCAGCAGATTCGCCGCTACATCAACGACATTGAACCCCTGTTTGTGGAGTATGCCGGCCACTGCGCCGAGGTGGCCGGTATCGACACTTGGGCGTCGCTGGTGGAAGAGCGCGCCGCGGACATCAAGGAGCGCAACCTGCCCAATGCGCTGCGTGGCCGGTCGATGGAAGCCATCGCCTGTATGCGTTTGTTGCAGGAAAGGGCCATTTACGACCCCGTTCTGGATGGCTTGATTTCAGCCTTCAAATACGACAAAACCTATTTCGACAAGATCGTCAGCTCCGTCGGCCCTCTGATGGAAAAGCTGACCACCGGCACCATTGCCGCGTTGATCTCGCCGGATTACCAGGACGAGCAGGATACGAGGCCGATCTTCGAATGGATGGAAGTGGTCCGGCGCAAGGGCATTGTCTATGTCGGGCTCGATGCACTGACCGACACCACGGTTGCCAGTGCGGTGGGCAACTCCATGTTCGCGGATCTGGTGTCCGTTGCAGGTACGATCTACAAGCACGGTGTTGCGGCGCCAGGATCTGATACAGCTATCCCACCAAACGCTCGACAGTCGCTCCCCACTATCTCGTTGCATGCGGACGAGTTTAACGAGCTGATCGGGGACGAGTTCGTGCCGCTTTTGAACAAGGCCGGCGGAGCCGGTTTTCAGGTCACGGCCTATACCCAGACCTGGTCGGATGTGGAAGCGCGTATCGGCAGCCGAGCCAAGGCCGGTCAAGTGGCGGGCAACTTCAATACCATGCTGATGCTGCGCGTAAAAGAGCTGGATACAGCCGCGATGCTGACCGAGCAGCTGCCCCGTGTGGAGGTATTCACCCTGATGAGTGTCTCCGGTGTCGATGATTCATCGGATCCCGGTTCCGGCGTCGACTTCAAATCCCGCAACGAGGATCGGATCAGTGTCTCGGAAGTGCCGATGCTGACCGCGTCCGATATGGTCACGCTTCCCAAGGGGCAAGCCTTCGCACTATTGGAAGGAGGCCAGCTCTGGAAAATTCGTATTCCGTTGCCGGATGACCGTGCAGATGTCGACATGCCGGGAGATTTTGAAGAGATGGCCAAGGCCATGCGGCGCAGCTACATTACCAATGATCACTGGTATCGGGTGACTGAGCATTGGTGGCATGCGGTCTCCGAGGCGACGGTAGAGACTGCAGAATCGAGTGACTCAGCCTGA
- a CDS encoding helix-turn-helix transcriptional regulator — protein sequence MAHDQVQYGAIRSAEDLGKLARAHRKQRKLTLETISGLGNLSTRFLSEFERGKETAELGKVLKALRTLGLEVVIQPRVQTSFKPVPKPEGDSHA from the coding sequence ATGGCTCACGATCAGGTGCAATACGGTGCAATTCGTTCCGCTGAGGATCTCGGCAAGCTGGCGCGTGCTCATCGTAAACAGCGAAAGCTGACCCTGGAAACGATCTCGGGACTGGGTAACCTGAGCACCCGCTTTTTATCCGAATTCGAGCGTGGCAAGGAAACCGCCGAACTGGGCAAAGTCTTGAAAGCACTTCGCACACTGGGGCTGGAGGTAGTGATACAGCCCCGTGTTCAGACTTCCTTCAAGCCGGTGCCCAAGCCGGAAGGAGACAGTCATGCTTGA
- a CDS encoding type II toxin-antitoxin system HipA family toxin, producing the protein MLDPDGLNVWSDQRLVGYLWRNTQGLMGFRYDENWLAQGGFAVSHTLPLQEGDFLPDESLAHRFFANLLPEGGVRDQIVRDLKIPNTDFDLLRTIGGECAGALSILEAEHQPSADYEYHKVSDEELANLVARRGQVYTWTDNERPRLSLAGAQDKCPLLVRDGAYWLPRKESPSSHILKFELSDYRHLPAYETFTTLLAGAIGLPVVNIQLRSIADTHYALIERYDRFLLENSRVVRRHQEDFCQALGFGHEKKYQEYGGPTFTDCYRLIQEISSDPANDLQYLLRWQIFNVLAGNSDGHAKNLSLLYRPNGEIRLAPFYDLVCTRAIERIDYHLAFSVGSERNPGIVTTKHWGELAQQCGLRPKFLQDLVQDVAAKLLAQLQPVKARFQSRYGEYPALQRIEQVVTKQCQRTRKAE; encoded by the coding sequence ATGCTTGATCCGGATGGCCTCAATGTCTGGAGCGACCAACGCCTCGTCGGCTATCTGTGGCGCAATACCCAGGGCCTGATGGGCTTCCGTTACGACGAAAATTGGCTGGCACAGGGCGGCTTTGCAGTTTCCCATACGTTGCCCTTGCAAGAAGGTGATTTTCTGCCTGATGAGAGTCTTGCTCATCGCTTTTTCGCGAACCTGCTCCCCGAGGGTGGTGTTCGCGACCAGATTGTTCGCGATCTCAAGATTCCCAATACCGATTTTGATCTGCTACGAACCATCGGCGGCGAATGTGCCGGTGCCCTGTCCATTCTGGAGGCAGAACACCAACCCTCTGCGGACTATGAGTACCACAAGGTATCGGATGAGGAACTCGCCAATCTTGTGGCCCGCCGTGGTCAGGTCTACACCTGGACCGACAATGAACGCCCCCGACTATCCCTGGCGGGTGCCCAGGATAAGTGCCCTCTCCTCGTGAGAGATGGCGCCTATTGGTTACCCAGAAAAGAATCCCCCTCCAGTCATATTCTCAAGTTCGAACTGTCCGATTACCGCCACCTGCCCGCCTATGAGACGTTCACGACACTGCTGGCGGGGGCTATCGGTTTGCCGGTGGTCAATATTCAATTGCGATCCATCGCAGACACGCACTATGCCTTGATCGAGCGCTATGACCGGTTTCTGCTTGAAAATAGCCGGGTTGTGAGACGACATCAGGAGGATTTTTGCCAGGCTCTGGGATTCGGGCATGAGAAAAAATACCAGGAGTATGGCGGTCCCACCTTCACCGACTGCTATCGACTGATCCAGGAAATTTCCAGCGATCCCGCCAATGACCTGCAGTATTTACTGCGCTGGCAGATCTTCAATGTGCTGGCGGGCAACTCGGATGGCCATGCCAAGAACCTGTCGCTCCTTTACAGACCAAATGGTGAGATTCGATTAGCACCTTTCTATGATCTGGTCTGCACCCGCGCCATTGAACGCATCGATTATCACCTGGCGTTTTCCGTTGGTAGCGAGAGAAACCCGGGGATCGTGACCACAAAACACTGGGGTGAGCTGGCGCAACAGTGCGGATTACGGCCGAAATTTCTGCAGGATCTGGTTCAGGATGTGGCGGCTAAGTTGTTAGCGCAATTACAGCCGGTGAAAGCACGTTTTCAAAGCCGGTATGGGGAGTATCCTGCCCTGCAGCGTATCGAGCAGGTTGTCACCAAACAGTGTCAACGCACACGCAAGGCTGAATGA
- a CDS encoding DUF1778 domain-containing protein, giving the protein MPKILRYEMQWDEETYALAERAARASGLTSIKAYVTQLVKQHAPEVLEAYSSIQLTNAQFDAFCEACDNPPAPTTRLRKAARALDQEGLVLNADR; this is encoded by the coding sequence ATGCCCAAAATTTTACGTTATGAAATGCAGTGGGATGAAGAAACCTATGCGCTGGCAGAGCGCGCGGCGCGTGCGTCGGGCTTAACCAGTATCAAGGCCTATGTCACCCAGCTGGTGAAGCAACATGCACCTGAAGTATTGGAAGCCTACAGCAGTATTCAACTGACCAACGCGCAGTTCGACGCATTTTGCGAGGCTTGTGACAATCCACCTGCGCCAACAACCAGGCTTCGTAAGGCGGCACGAGCACTTGATCAAGAAGGCTTAGTGCTGAATGCCGATCGTTGA
- a CDS encoding GNAT family N-acetyltransferase, with protein MPIVEFLPLDPNTINVKAFDCGKETINRYLRRYAAKNMALNLNRTFVLTYTAEASSEKPQVAAYYTLAHQTLVREELPDPSRLTHYPVPVILLAQLGIDRRFHRQGLGAKTLVYALRHAYQIASNPKGVPATGVVLDVLDYGALAFYQSFEFFLPLTDSPMKLFVPMASLETL; from the coding sequence ATGCCGATCGTTGAGTTTTTGCCACTGGATCCAAATACGATCAATGTCAAAGCATTTGATTGCGGCAAGGAAACCATCAACAGGTATCTTCGTCGCTATGCGGCGAAGAACATGGCGCTGAACCTGAACCGAACGTTTGTACTCACGTATACTGCCGAAGCCAGTTCAGAAAAACCTCAGGTAGCCGCGTACTACACGCTGGCCCATCAGACTTTGGTGCGTGAAGAGCTGCCAGACCCGTCCCGCCTGACGCACTACCCCGTTCCCGTTATTCTGTTGGCGCAACTCGGCATTGACCGACGATTCCATCGGCAAGGCCTGGGAGCAAAAACGCTGGTTTATGCGCTCAGGCATGCCTACCAGATTGCCAGCAACCCAAAGGGCGTACCCGCCACCGGCGTCGTTCTCGATGTACTCGACTATGGTGCACTGGCCTTCTACCAATCATTCGAATTCTTCTTACCATTGACCGACAGCCCGATGAAGCTGTTTGTGCCCATGGCCTCACTGGAGACACTGTAA
- a CDS encoding integrase domain-containing protein — protein sequence MRDLNYQLKQLCKRNRDGSYSTQANRARMLNQMANQLQEMGFRRMTTRSLKPKHVDALVKRWIGEGMAAGTIKNRMNCLRWWAAKVDRRNVIARSNEFYGIPDRQFISNESKAVVLDRQALSSIQDDYVRMSLELQRAFGLRREEAIKFMPGFADQGDHIRLKAAWTKGGKTRVVPILSQEQRAVLDRAHRLAGNGSLIPSQKNYIQQLRAYERNTTQAGLSKLHGLRHSYAQARYQQLTGWSCPAAGGPVANSLSAEQRKQDHQARLIISRELGHAREQISAVYLGR from the coding sequence ATGAGAGACCTGAACTACCAATTGAAGCAATTGTGCAAACGCAACCGCGATGGCAGTTACAGCACGCAAGCGAACCGTGCGCGGATGCTCAACCAGATGGCGAATCAGCTGCAGGAGATGGGGTTCCGTCGTATGACCACCCGATCGTTAAAGCCAAAGCATGTGGATGCCCTCGTAAAGCGTTGGATCGGTGAGGGCATGGCGGCCGGTACCATCAAGAACCGCATGAACTGCCTGCGGTGGTGGGCGGCGAAAGTGGACCGGCGCAATGTCATTGCCCGCTCCAACGAGTTCTATGGCATCCCCGACCGGCAGTTTATCAGCAACGAGTCCAAGGCGGTCGTTCTCGACCGCCAGGCACTGTCGAGTATTCAGGACGACTACGTGCGCATGAGCCTGGAGCTCCAACGCGCCTTCGGATTACGACGGGAGGAAGCGATCAAATTCATGCCCGGTTTCGCCGATCAGGGTGATCATATCCGGTTGAAAGCGGCCTGGACTAAGGGCGGCAAGACGCGTGTCGTGCCGATCCTCAGCCAAGAGCAACGAGCCGTCCTGGATCGCGCGCACCGTTTGGCCGGGAACGGATCCCTGATTCCCTCCCAGAAAAACTACATCCAGCAGTTGCGAGCTTACGAGCGCAATACCACGCAAGCGGGACTGTCGAAGCTGCATGGCCTGCGCCATTCCTACGCGCAGGCCCGCTATCAACAACTAACCGGTTGGTCCTGTCCAGCCGCAGGTGGACCAGTCGCAAACAGTCTCAGCGCCGAGCAGCGCAAGCAGGATCACCAGGCGCGACTCATTATCAGTCGCGAACTCGGCCATGCCCGCGAGCAGATCAGTGCTGTGTATTTAGGAAGGTGA
- a CDS encoding TIGR03759 family integrating conjugative element protein has product MAMTTERSVRTSRIGTIGFWLCISLPVSADNGPVPNSQSSNTLEVELSSTQQIESQTSRAEQWGLDITEWQRYEFLMQGIRGSVSPATLSPIEALGIHARTTDERRRYAEQWAVMMRDDAERILAFQRAYDDAQQRLFSNGLLIDANALALAATNQAATEKLTWQPDDRVLFFTGTQCPHCDAVLERLVSQINQFAGIDLYLIDVSIGEESRIRDWATVKQIDPQWVSDHRMTLNIDGGALNQVAGQTGQLGQDLPVLILRREGQLSPLPVSRF; this is encoded by the coding sequence ATGGCGATGACCACTGAGCGCAGTGTGCGCACATCGCGCATCGGAACTATCGGATTCTGGTTGTGCATCTCATTGCCCGTCAGCGCAGATAACGGACCGGTACCGAATTCGCAATCTTCGAACACATTGGAGGTCGAGCTATCCTCTACACAACAGATCGAATCTCAGACTTCCCGTGCAGAGCAATGGGGGTTGGATATAACCGAATGGCAGCGTTATGAATTCCTGATGCAGGGGATTCGGGGCAGTGTGAGCCCGGCCACGTTGTCGCCTATAGAAGCCTTAGGTATTCATGCACGCACTACCGATGAACGCCGTCGCTACGCTGAACAGTGGGCCGTCATGATGCGTGACGACGCCGAACGGATCCTGGCGTTTCAACGCGCCTACGACGACGCCCAGCAGCGCCTGTTCTCCAACGGATTGTTGATCGATGCCAATGCCCTGGCACTAGCCGCAACGAATCAAGCTGCAACCGAAAAACTGACATGGCAGCCCGATGACCGGGTACTGTTCTTTACCGGGACACAGTGCCCGCATTGCGATGCCGTGTTGGAACGGCTGGTCAGCCAAATCAATCAATTCGCCGGCATCGATCTGTACCTGATCGATGTGTCGATCGGCGAGGAATCCCGCATACGTGACTGGGCGACAGTAAAACAGATCGATCCGCAGTGGGTCAGCGACCACAGGATGACGCTGAACATTGATGGTGGCGCGCTCAATCAAGTCGCTGGCCAAACGGGCCAATTGGGTCAGGATCTGCCGGTACTGATACTGCGCCGGGAAGGGCAGTTGTCACCCTTGCCAGTGTCGCGGTTTTGA